In Pseudoduganella albidiflava, a single window of DNA contains:
- a CDS encoding porin has product MKLKLSAAFVLGALCLMQTGAANAIAIGDGKLNVSGFGTLAAAKSNTEDARYTRANQREGTAGTTTIGLDSNLGLQATYTFSDKLSATTQILSRKSTGDSFTTELAWAFVKYKVSDEVALRAGRVAVPGFLISDYQNVGYANTMMRPPVEMYGQMIIDSVDGVDVNWQRAFGDTNVTAQAFVGISRGKSYVSSDRSEPRYQAPAAGFAVSAEHGPVTLRFAHMQGKLKATDVKPINSLTNTLTTVGFGQLASDITIAETKRVAFTSVGLLADWNNIVVQSEFGMRRAKDPVYLADSNAWYLMAGYRFGKVLPYYAHAKYDGKGSNVSVPAALARIPTLNAGVKNLLAPGSQSSDLIGVRWDFAQSAALKVQVDRIKPGAKNGFLSDVTPAGVGKKVTVIAAGVDFVF; this is encoded by the coding sequence ATGAAATTGAAACTGTCAGCAGCATTCGTCCTGGGCGCGCTGTGCCTGATGCAAACCGGCGCGGCCAACGCGATCGCCATCGGCGACGGCAAACTCAACGTCAGCGGCTTCGGCACGCTGGCCGCCGCCAAGAGCAATACGGAAGACGCGCGCTACACCCGCGCCAACCAGCGCGAAGGCACGGCCGGCACCACCACCATCGGCCTCGACTCGAACCTGGGCCTGCAAGCCACGTACACGTTCTCGGACAAGCTGTCCGCCACCACGCAGATCCTGTCGCGCAAGTCGACCGGTGACAGCTTCACGACCGAACTGGCATGGGCCTTCGTCAAGTACAAGGTCAGCGATGAAGTCGCGCTGCGCGCCGGCCGCGTGGCGGTGCCCGGCTTCCTGATCTCCGATTACCAGAACGTGGGCTACGCGAACACGATGATGCGCCCGCCGGTGGAAATGTACGGCCAGATGATCATCGACAGCGTCGACGGCGTGGACGTCAACTGGCAGCGCGCCTTCGGCGACACCAACGTGACGGCGCAAGCCTTCGTCGGCATTTCGCGCGGCAAATCGTACGTGTCGTCCGACCGTTCCGAGCCGCGCTACCAGGCGCCGGCTGCCGGCTTCGCGGTCAGCGCCGAGCATGGCCCGGTCACGCTGCGTTTCGCCCACATGCAGGGCAAGCTGAAGGCCACCGACGTCAAGCCGATCAACTCGCTGACGAACACGCTGACGACGGTGGGCTTCGGCCAGCTGGCCAGCGACATCACGATCGCCGAGACCAAGCGCGTCGCCTTCACCTCGGTGGGCCTGCTGGCCGACTGGAACAATATCGTCGTGCAGTCCGAATTCGGCATGCGCCGCGCCAAGGATCCGGTCTACCTGGCCGACAGCAACGCCTGGTACCTGATGGCCGGCTACCGCTTCGGCAAGGTGCTGCCGTACTACGCGCACGCCAAGTACGACGGCAAGGGCTCGAACGTTTCCGTGCCGGCCGCGCTGGCACGCATCCCGACGCTGAACGCCGGCGTGAAGAACCTGCTGGCTCCTGGCAGCCAGTCGTCCGACCTGATCGGCGTGCGCTGGGACTTCGCCCAGTCGGCCGCGCTGAAGGTGCAGGTCGACCGCATCAAGCCGGGCGCCAAGAACGGCTTCCTGAGCGACGTGACGCCGGCCGGCGTCGGCAAGAAGGTCACCGTGATCGCTGCCGGCGTGGACTTCGTTTTCTAA
- the secA gene encoding preprotein translocase subunit SecA, which translates to MSLLTAIFGSRNQRLLKQYQKTVKAINALEPEYEKLSDAELQAKTPAFKERVAAGEALDDLLVEAFAVCREASKRVFKMRHFDVQLLGGMVLHYGKIAEMRTGEGKTLTATLPAYLNALSGKGVHIVTVNDYLAQRDAETMGKLYRWLGLTTGVNLGQMEHSVKQQAYASDITYGTNNEFGFDYLRDNMVFDIRDRVQRGLNYAIVDEVDSILIDEARTPLIISGQAENHTDLYHKINEVPKLLTLQIGEEKPDGKGNVEVPGDYTKDEKAHQVLLTEAGHEKAEAILTKMGLLPEGASLYDSANITLVHHLYAALRAHALYHKDQHYVVQNGEVVIVDEFTGRMMTGRRWSDGLHQAVEAKEGVKIQNENQTLASITFQNYFRMYTKLSGMTGTADTEAFEFQDIYGLETVVIPPNRPSARKDKQDQVYKSAQEKYQAMVTDIRDCYERGQPVLVGTTSIENSELLASILDKAKLPHNVLNAKQHAREAEIIAQAGSPKAITIATNMAGRGTDIVLGGNVENQIKFLEADPNLSDAEKQARAQKLRDGWQALHEQVVAAGGLHIIGTERHESRRVDNQLRGRSGRQGDPGSSRFYLSLDDPLLRIFAGDRVRAIMERLKMPEGEPIEAGIVTRSIESAQRKVEARNFDIRKQLLEYDDVSNDQRKVIYQQRNELLEATEIAEMIQNLRHGVFTDLVRQYVPEESVEEQWDVPALQAALAAEWRIDVPLTEMLEKESNLTDEDLVERVVAAADEQYNAKIAIVGKEAFGGFERSVMLQAVDSHWREHLAALDHLRQGIHLRGYAQKNPKQEYKREAFELFAQMLDLIKNEVVRQVMTVRIQSREEVEAAEAALAATHLENVSFQHADFDPNAAPEELLAPTAHPAPGGMQEATVQVGPKVGRNDPCPCGSGKKYKACHGKLA; encoded by the coding sequence ATGTCCTTACTGACCGCGATTTTCGGCAGCCGTAACCAGCGGCTGCTCAAGCAGTACCAAAAAACCGTCAAAGCAATCAACGCTCTCGAACCCGAGTACGAAAAGCTGTCGGACGCCGAATTGCAGGCCAAGACGCCCGCCTTCAAGGAACGCGTGGCAGCCGGCGAGGCGCTGGACGACTTGCTGGTGGAAGCCTTTGCCGTATGCCGCGAAGCGTCCAAGCGCGTCTTCAAGATGCGCCACTTCGACGTGCAGCTGCTCGGCGGCATGGTGCTGCATTACGGGAAAATCGCCGAGATGCGCACCGGTGAAGGCAAAACGCTGACGGCAACCCTGCCGGCCTACCTGAACGCGTTGTCCGGCAAGGGCGTGCACATCGTGACCGTCAACGATTACCTGGCCCAGCGCGACGCCGAAACCATGGGCAAGCTGTATCGCTGGCTGGGCCTGACCACGGGTGTCAACCTGGGGCAGATGGAACACTCGGTCAAGCAGCAGGCCTATGCGTCGGACATCACGTATGGCACCAACAACGAATTCGGTTTCGACTACCTGCGCGACAACATGGTGTTCGACATCCGCGACCGGGTGCAGCGCGGCCTGAATTACGCGATCGTCGACGAAGTCGACTCGATCCTGATCGACGAGGCCCGCACGCCGCTGATCATTTCCGGCCAGGCCGAGAACCACACGGACCTGTACCACAAGATCAACGAAGTGCCGAAGCTGCTGACCCTGCAGATCGGCGAGGAAAAGCCGGACGGCAAGGGCAATGTCGAAGTGCCGGGCGACTATACGAAGGACGAGAAAGCGCACCAGGTGCTGCTGACCGAAGCCGGCCACGAGAAGGCCGAGGCGATCCTGACGAAAATGGGCCTGCTGCCGGAAGGCGCCTCGCTGTACGACTCCGCCAACATCACGCTGGTGCACCACCTGTATGCCGCGCTGCGCGCGCATGCGCTGTACCACAAGGACCAGCACTACGTGGTGCAGAACGGCGAAGTGGTGATCGTCGATGAATTCACCGGCCGCATGATGACGGGCCGCCGCTGGTCCGACGGCCTGCACCAGGCGGTCGAGGCGAAGGAAGGCGTGAAGATCCAGAACGAGAACCAGACGCTGGCCTCGATCACGTTCCAGAACTACTTCCGCATGTACACCAAGCTGTCCGGCATGACCGGTACCGCCGATACGGAAGCATTCGAATTCCAGGACATCTACGGCCTGGAAACCGTGGTGATCCCGCCGAACCGCCCGTCCGCCCGCAAGGACAAGCAGGACCAGGTATACAAGTCGGCCCAGGAAAAATACCAGGCCATGGTGACCGACATCCGCGATTGCTACGAGCGCGGCCAGCCGGTGCTGGTGGGTACCACGTCGATCGAGAATTCCGAGCTGCTGGCGTCGATCCTCGACAAGGCCAAGCTGCCGCACAACGTGCTGAACGCGAAACAGCACGCCCGCGAAGCGGAGATCATCGCGCAGGCCGGCTCGCCGAAGGCGATCACGATCGCCACCAACATGGCCGGCCGCGGTACCGACATCGTCCTGGGCGGCAATGTCGAGAACCAGATCAAGTTCCTGGAAGCCGATCCGAACCTGTCGGACGCCGAGAAGCAAGCGCGCGCGCAAAAGCTGCGCGATGGCTGGCAGGCGCTGCACGAGCAGGTGGTGGCGGCCGGCGGCCTGCACATCATCGGCACCGAGCGCCACGAATCGCGCCGGGTGGACAACCAGCTGCGCGGCCGTTCCGGCCGCCAGGGCGACCCGGGCTCCTCGCGCTTTTACCTGTCGCTGGACGATCCGCTCCTGCGCATCTTCGCCGGCGACCGCGTGCGCGCCATCATGGAACGCCTGAAGATGCCGGAAGGCGAGCCGATCGAAGCCGGTATCGTCACGCGCTCGATCGAATCGGCGCAGCGCAAGGTCGAGGCCCGCAACTTCGACATCCGCAAGCAGCTGCTCGAATACGACGACGTCTCCAACGACCAGCGCAAGGTGATCTACCAGCAGCGTAACGAGCTGCTGGAAGCCACCGAGATCGCCGAAATGATCCAGAACCTGCGCCACGGCGTGTTCACCGACCTGGTGCGCCAGTACGTGCCGGAAGAATCGGTCGAAGAGCAGTGGGACGTGCCGGCCCTGCAGGCCGCGCTGGCTGCCGAATGGCGCATCGACGTGCCGCTGACGGAAATGCTGGAGAAGGAATCGAACCTGACCGACGAAGACCTCGTCGAGCGCGTGGTCGCCGCCGCGGACGAGCAGTACAACGCCAAGATCGCCATCGTCGGCAAGGAAGCGTTCGGCGGCTTCGAGCGCAGCGTGATGCTGCAGGCAGTGGACAGCCACTGGCGCGAACACCTGGCGGCGCTGGACCACCTGCGCCAGGGTATCCACCTGCGCGGCTATGCGCAGAAGAACCCGAAGCAGGAGTACAAGCGCGAAGCGTTCGAACTGTTCGCCCAGATGCTGGACCTGATCAAGAACGAAGTGGTGCGCCAGGTGATGACGGTGCGGATCCAGTCGCGCGAGGAAGTCGAAGCGGCCGAGGCGGCCCTTGCTGCCACGCACCTGGAAAACGTGAGTTTCCAGCACGCCGACTTCGATCCGAACGCGGCGCCGGAAGAACTGCTGGCGCCGACCGCCCATCCGGCTCCCGGCGGCATGCAGGAGGCCACGGTGCAGGTCGGGCCGAAGGTCGGCCGCAACGACCCCTGCCCATGCGGCAGCGGCAAGAAGTACAAGGCTTGCCACGGCAAGCTGGCTTGA
- a CDS encoding DciA family protein, whose translation MRFNSFNAFDQTRRNRTAVEATDFLRRDDRLAALLPAVQRMAKLQQDCAKVLPAAFNFCDILSFEAGQLVLSTPNASVAAKLKQQLPKLQEALSAKGWQIDNIRLKVQMMKAMATPPVERRQLVIPEVGVDSFARLSETLEPTKQNATLIAALKNLVAHRR comes from the coding sequence ATGCGATTCAACTCCTTCAATGCCTTCGACCAGACCCGCCGGAACCGGACGGCGGTCGAAGCCACCGACTTCCTGCGCCGCGACGACCGCCTCGCGGCGTTGCTGCCGGCCGTGCAGCGCATGGCGAAGTTGCAGCAGGACTGCGCGAAAGTCCTGCCGGCCGCCTTCAATTTCTGCGACATCCTGTCGTTCGAGGCCGGCCAGCTGGTGCTGTCGACACCGAACGCATCGGTTGCCGCCAAGCTTAAACAGCAATTGCCAAAACTGCAAGAAGCGCTGTCGGCCAAGGGGTGGCAGATCGACAACATCCGCCTCAAGGTGCAGATGATGAAGGCCATGGCGACGCCGCCCGTGGAGCGGCGCCAGCTCGTCATTCCCGAAGTGGGGGTGGATTCGTTCGCCCGGCTGTCCGAGACGCTGGAGCCGACCAAGCAGAACGCCACGCTGATCGCGGCGCTGAAGAACCTGGTGGCGCATCGCCGGTAG
- a CDS encoding lysozyme inhibitor LprI family protein — MKTSTIILALATCLGTALPVAAHAASFDCKKAATPVEAIICADPALSKADEEVAVLYRRLLKLDPGARQGQREWLRTVRNRCRDVACLRAAYEEHDTQLRLSLEADNEEATPGAAPPALR; from the coding sequence ATGAAAACCAGCACCATCATTCTTGCCCTCGCCACCTGCCTCGGCACCGCGCTGCCCGTGGCGGCGCACGCGGCCAGTTTCGATTGCAAGAAAGCGGCGACGCCCGTGGAGGCCATCATTTGTGCCGATCCCGCGCTGTCGAAGGCGGATGAAGAGGTAGCCGTGCTGTACCGGCGCCTGCTCAAGCTGGACCCTGGCGCGAGGCAGGGGCAGCGGGAGTGGCTGCGCACGGTCCGCAACCGGTGCAGGGACGTCGCATGCCTGCGCGCGGCATACGAGGAACACGACACCCAGCTGCGGCTTTCGCTGGAGGCGGACAACGAGGAAGCAACGCCCGGTGCCGCGCCACCGGCGCTGCGCTGA